In one Halofilum ochraceum genomic region, the following are encoded:
- the fhuF gene encoding siderophore-iron reductase FhuF — MRTPAEGERVGNGSPEMPLPDALHALLRERWPFCCDRILLHPSVGDAVPLTGSDADRALCDCFERWCGGMQGEDRRGLGSLWTQWYAVTVWPPLVAGILLLGRAPRFECRETRLLVDEDGCPSGLGIAPEVQSGDPATLLDALTAAHATPLINAVAEATATAPRVPWSNVANVLGWMLAELGTVADEATLAPGYELLTRRHQPDGRPNPLYLGARRVAVPGRPARRVCCLRYRLSGFDYCGDCPITCSCGTSDDRGA; from the coding sequence ATGCGCACGCCCGCCGAAGGGGAGCGCGTCGGCAATGGTTCGCCGGAGATGCCGCTGCCCGACGCCTTGCACGCGCTGCTCCGGGAGCGCTGGCCTTTCTGCTGTGATCGGATTCTCCTTCACCCCTCCGTTGGCGATGCGGTTCCCCTGACCGGATCCGATGCCGATCGTGCGCTGTGCGACTGTTTCGAGCGCTGGTGCGGGGGAATGCAGGGCGAGGACCGGCGCGGCCTGGGGTCGCTCTGGACGCAGTGGTATGCCGTGACCGTCTGGCCGCCGCTCGTCGCGGGGATTCTCTTGCTGGGACGGGCGCCGCGGTTCGAATGCCGCGAGACGCGGCTGCTGGTGGATGAAGACGGCTGTCCGAGCGGTCTCGGCATCGCGCCCGAAGTGCAGAGTGGCGATCCGGCAACGCTGCTCGACGCGCTGACCGCTGCGCACGCGACTCCATTGATCAACGCGGTGGCCGAGGCCACTGCAACGGCGCCGCGCGTGCCGTGGAGCAACGTGGCCAACGTGCTCGGATGGATGCTGGCGGAACTCGGAACCGTCGCCGACGAGGCTACGCTGGCACCCGGTTATGAACTGTTGACCCGACGCCACCAGCCCGACGGACGCCCCAATCCGCTGTATCTGGGCGCCAGGCGCGTGGCTGTGCCCGGACGTCCGGCCCGACGAGTGTGCTGTCTGCGTTACCGCCTGAGCGGGTTCGACTACTGTGGCGACTGTCCGATCACCTGCTCTTGTGGAACCTCTGATGATCGGGGGGCCTGA